The Zingiber officinale cultivar Zhangliang chromosome 9A, Zo_v1.1, whole genome shotgun sequence genome window below encodes:
- the LOC122019983 gene encoding UDP-glucose 6-dehydrogenase 5-like, which yields MVKICCIGAGYVGGPTMAVIAFKCPSVEVYVVDISVSRIAAWNSDRLPIYEPGLDEVVKQCRGRNLFFSSNVEQHVAEADIIFVSVNTPTKTRGLGAGKAADLTYWESAARMIADVSKSDKIVVEKSTVPVKTAEAIEKILTHNSKGINYQILSNPEFLAEGTAIDDLFKPDRVLIGGRETPEGRKAVQALKDVYAHWVPEDRIITTNLWSAELSKLAANAFLAQRISSVNAISALCEATGADVSEVAYAVGKDSRIGPKFLNASVGFGGSCFQKDILNLVYICECNGLPEVANYWRQVIKINDYQKSRFVNRVVASMFNTVAGKKIAVLGFAFKKDTGDTRETPAIDVCKGLLGDKAKISIYDPQVTEDQIQRDIAMSKFDWDHPVHLQPTSPTAVKQVSVAWDAYEATKGAHGVCILTEWNEFKELDYQKIYDNMQKPAFFFDGRNVVDPQKLREIGFIVYSIGKPLDAWLKDMPAVA from the coding sequence ATGGTGAAGATATGCTGCATTGGTGCTGGCTACGTCGGCGGACCAACCATGGCCGTGATCGCCTTCAAGTGCCCCTCCGTCGAGGTCTACGTCGTCGACATCTCCGTGAGCCGCATCGCAGCATGGAACAGCGATCGTCTCCCTATTTACGAGCCAGGCCTCGATGAGGTCGTCAAGCAGTGCCGCGGAAGGAACCTTTTCTTCAGTAGCAACGTCGAGCAGCATGTCGCCGAGGCCGATATCATCTTCGTCTCCGTGAACACTCCCACGAAGACTCGCGGCCTCGGAGCAGGAAAGGCTGCCGACCTCACCTACTGGGAAAGCGCGGCTCGCATGATCGCCGACGTTTCCAAGTCCGACAAGATCGTGGTCGAGAAATCCACAGTTCCGGTCAAGACCGCGGAGGCCAtcgagaagattctgactcacaACAGCAAAGGCATCAACTATCAGATTCTCTCGAACCCAGAGTTTCTCGCAGAGGGCACGGCCATCGACGACCTGTTCAAGCCTGACCGGGTTCTCATCGGCGGCCGGGAGACTCCGGAGGGCCGCAAGGCTGTTCAAGCCTTGAAAGACGTTTACGCTCATTGGGTACCCGAGGACCGTATCATAACAACCAACCTGTGGTCGGCAGAGCTCTCGAAGCTGGCGGCGAATGCCTTCTTGGCACAGAGGATATCTTCGGTCAATGCTATTTCTGCACTCTGCGAGGCTACCGGAGCCGATGTTTCCGAGGTGGCCTACGCCGTCGGCAAAGATTCAAGGATCGGCCCTAAATTCCTCAACGCTAGTGTCGGATTCGGAGGGTCCTGTTTCCAGAAAGATATCCTTAATCTCGTCTACATATGCGAGTGCAACGGCCTGCCGGAGGTGGCCAACTACTGGAGGCAGGTCATTAAGATCAATGACTACCAGAAGAGCCGCTTTGTGAACCGCGTCGTCGCCTCCATGTTCAACACCGTCGCCGGGAAAAAGATTGCCGTGCTGGGATTCGCCTTCAAGAAGGACACGGGCGACACGAGGGAGACCCCTGCCATCGATGTTTGCAAGGGACTGTTGGGGGACAAGGCCAAGATCAGCATTTACGACCCCCAGGTGACGGAGGACCAGATCCAACGCGACATAGCGATGAGCAAGTTCGATTGGGACCATCCGGTGCACCTTCAGCCGACGAGCCCGACTGCCGTGAAGCAGGTGAGCGTTGCCTGGGACGCATACGAGGCGACCAAGGGGGCGCACGGCGTTTGCATCCTCACGGAATGGAATGAGTTCAAGGAGTTGGATTACCAGAAGATCTATGACAACATGCAGAAGCCGGCCTTCTTCTTCGACGGCCGCAATGTGGTCGACCCGCAGAAGCTCAGGGAGATTGGGTTCATCGTTTACTCGATTGGGAAGCCTCTGGACGCATGGCTCAAGGACATGCCTGCTGTTGCCTGA